In Methylococcus geothermalis, one genomic interval encodes:
- a CDS encoding McrB family protein, producing MRLSTSIISRYVLSLKSKPLVILSGISGTGKTKIAQLFAEYMLQNETEEEKEKRLAFVSVRPDWTDNRGLLGYYNLLDQRYYTTKVLRLLIEAEKHPDKPYFIILDEMNLAKVEHYFSDFLSVMESRTAGNPKGERIELHGIRNHKVLAIESTETDPIPIPAEIHIPNNVYFTGTVNVDETTYMFSPKVLDRANVIEFNEVSFSPSDPILGNFRLKSDQQEVLNWFHEAETTFCSLDDFRKAAKEHPRFSETVNALKNLLEPFHLHFGYRVANEMARFILLAVKHVGAEHLNDAIDIQILQKVLPKFHGTQGKLEEPLKTLNAFCETSDFARSAKKLQRMLKDLSDQGYCSFIA from the coding sequence TTGCGTCTATCGACCTCGATCATTAGTCGTTACGTTCTCTCCCTCAAGTCCAAGCCCCTCGTCATCCTTTCCGGCATCTCCGGCACCGGCAAAACCAAGATTGCCCAGTTATTCGCCGAGTACATGCTGCAGAACGAAACCGAGGAGGAGAAGGAGAAGCGGCTGGCCTTCGTGTCCGTGCGGCCGGACTGGACGGACAACCGGGGCTTGCTGGGTTATTACAACCTGCTCGATCAGCGCTATTACACCACCAAGGTATTGCGGCTGCTGATCGAGGCCGAGAAGCATCCTGATAAACCGTATTTCATCATCCTCGACGAGATGAATTTGGCCAAGGTCGAGCACTATTTCTCCGACTTCCTCAGCGTGATGGAAAGCCGTACCGCAGGCAACCCCAAGGGAGAACGTATCGAGCTGCATGGCATCCGGAACCACAAGGTTCTCGCCATCGAGTCGACGGAAACCGATCCGATTCCCATTCCGGCTGAAATACACATCCCCAACAACGTGTATTTCACCGGCACGGTCAACGTCGACGAAACCACCTACATGTTCAGCCCCAAGGTGCTGGACCGGGCCAACGTTATCGAATTCAACGAGGTGAGCTTTTCACCCAGCGATCCGATCCTGGGAAATTTCAGGTTGAAATCGGACCAGCAGGAAGTGCTGAACTGGTTCCATGAGGCCGAGACGACGTTTTGTTCGCTGGACGATTTCAGAAAAGCCGCGAAAGAACATCCGCGATTCAGCGAAACGGTCAATGCCCTCAAAAACTTGCTCGAACCGTTTCATCTCCATTTCGGCTACCGTGTCGCCAACGAAATGGCCCGGTTTATCCTGCTTGCGGTAAAACACGTCGGTGCGGAGCATTTGAACGACGCCATCGACATCCAGATCCTCCAGAAAGTGTTGCCGAAATTCCACGGCACCCAGGGAAAACTGGAGGAGCCACTGAAGACACTGAACGCGTTCTGCGAGACCAGTGACTTTGCCCGCAGTGCGAAAAAGCTGCAGCGGATGCTGAAGGACCTGAGCGACCAGGGATATTGCAGCTTCATCGCCTGA
- a CDS encoding ABC-F family ATPase, with product MQFGVKPLFENVSVKFGEGNRYGLIGANGCGKSTFMKILGGDLEPTAGNVSLDLNERLGKLRQDQFAFEDQRVLDVVMMGHTEMWAAMSERDAIYANPEATEDDYMRAAELEATFAEYDGYTAESRAGELLLGVGIPVEQHHGPMSAVAPGWKLRVLLAQALFSNPDILLLDEPTNNLDINTIRWLENVLNERNSTMIIISHDRHFLNSVCTHVADMDYGELRIYPGNYDDYMIASTQARERLLADNAKKKAQIAELQTFVSRFSANASKAKQATSRAKQIEKIKLEDIKPSSRVNPFIRFNQDKKLYRLALEVKELSQGHGGKALFSGLGMMVEAGERVAVIGPNGIGKSTLLRTLVGELAPLEGTVKWSENVNLGYFAQDHAADFAEDMTLFEWMAQWKREGDDEQTVRGTLGRLLFSADEIKKSVKVLSGGEQGRMLFGKLILQQPNVMVLDEPTNHLDMESIESLNTALENYPGTLIFVSHDREFVSSLATRIIELTPRGVVNYSGTYEEYLRSQGVE from the coding sequence ATGCAGTTCGGCGTCAAGCCGCTGTTCGAAAACGTCTCCGTCAAGTTCGGCGAGGGCAACCGCTATGGCCTGATCGGGGCCAACGGCTGCGGCAAGTCGACCTTCATGAAAATCCTCGGCGGCGATCTGGAGCCGACCGCCGGTAATGTGTCGCTCGACCTCAACGAGCGCCTGGGCAAGCTGCGCCAGGATCAGTTCGCGTTCGAGGACCAGCGGGTGCTGGATGTGGTGATGATGGGGCATACCGAGATGTGGGCGGCGATGTCCGAGCGCGACGCCATCTACGCCAATCCCGAGGCGACCGAGGACGATTACATGCGGGCGGCGGAGCTGGAGGCCACGTTCGCCGAGTACGACGGCTATACCGCCGAGTCGCGCGCCGGCGAGCTGTTGCTGGGCGTGGGTATTCCGGTGGAGCAGCACCATGGCCCGATGAGCGCGGTGGCGCCGGGTTGGAAGCTGCGCGTGCTATTGGCCCAGGCGCTGTTCTCCAACCCGGACATCCTGCTGCTGGACGAGCCCACCAACAACCTGGACATCAACACCATCCGCTGGTTGGAAAACGTGCTGAACGAACGCAACAGCACGATGATCATCATTTCGCATGACCGCCATTTCCTGAACAGCGTCTGCACCCACGTGGCGGACATGGATTACGGCGAGCTACGCATCTATCCGGGCAATTACGACGATTACATGATCGCTTCCACCCAGGCGCGGGAACGCCTGCTCGCCGACAACGCCAAGAAGAAAGCCCAGATCGCCGAGCTGCAAACCTTCGTCAGCCGCTTCTCGGCCAATGCCTCCAAGGCCAAGCAGGCCACGTCGCGCGCCAAGCAGATCGAGAAGATCAAGCTGGAAGACATCAAGCCGTCGAGCCGGGTCAATCCCTTCATCCGCTTCAACCAGGACAAGAAGCTGTACCGCCTGGCGCTGGAGGTGAAGGAGCTGAGCCAGGGTCACGGTGGAAAAGCGCTGTTCAGCGGGCTGGGCATGATGGTCGAGGCCGGCGAGCGGGTGGCGGTGATCGGCCCCAACGGCATCGGCAAGAGCACCCTGTTGCGCACCCTGGTGGGCGAACTGGCGCCGCTGGAGGGGACGGTGAAATGGTCGGAGAACGTCAATCTGGGCTATTTCGCCCAGGACCATGCCGCCGATTTCGCCGAGGACATGACGTTGTTCGAATGGATGGCGCAATGGAAGCGCGAAGGCGACGACGAGCAAACGGTGCGCGGCACCCTCGGCCGGCTGTTGTTCTCGGCGGACGAAATCAAGAAATCGGTCAAGGTGCTGTCGGGGGGCGAGCAGGGACGCATGCTGTTCGGCAAGCTGATATTGCAGCAGCCCAACGTCATGGTGCTGGATGAACCCACCAACCATCTGGACATGGAGTCGATCGAGTCGCTCAACACCGCGCTGGAAAACTACCCCGGCACCCTGATCTTCGTCAGCCACGACCGCGAGTTCGTGTCCTCCCTGGCGACCCGCATCATCGAGCTGACGCCGCGGGGCGTGGTCAACTATAGCGGGACCTACGAGGAATACCTGCGGTCACAGGGCGTGGAATAG
- the arfB gene encoding alternative ribosome rescue aminoacyl-tRNA hydrolase ArfB, which translates to MERLRVNAQVSIPLDEIEISFVRAQGAGGQNVNKLATAAHLRFDIAASSLPETCKTRLLAFRDQRISSEGVIVIKAQRFRTQEKNREDALARLRELILAATAQNKPRKATRPTLGSQQKRLEHKSRHGQLKKLRGGIGD; encoded by the coding sequence GTGGAAAGGCTGAGAGTCAATGCCCAGGTTTCGATCCCGCTGGACGAGATCGAAATCAGCTTCGTCCGTGCCCAAGGAGCCGGCGGGCAGAACGTCAACAAGCTGGCCACCGCGGCGCATCTGCGCTTCGACATCGCCGCATCGTCCCTGCCGGAAACCTGCAAGACGCGGCTGCTGGCGTTCCGAGACCAGCGGATTTCTTCCGAAGGGGTCATCGTCATCAAGGCCCAGCGCTTCCGCACTCAGGAAAAGAACCGCGAAGACGCGCTGGCCCGGCTGCGCGAACTGATCCTGGCGGCGACGGCGCAGAACAAGCCGCGCAAGGCGACCCGGCCGACTTTGGGGTCGCAGCAAAAACGCCTAGAGCACAAATCCAGGCACGGGCAGCTCAAGAAACTGCGGGGCGGGATCGGCGATTAG
- a CDS encoding FAD:protein FMN transferase: MMLPILRRFGGLLLGAALAACQSGESETLLSGEVQGTSYHIKMVLDGLQVNQAELKQAIDAAYNDIDLKLSNYREDSEISRINREATTDWLAVSPEIAELVDIARQVHDKTEGCYDLTIKPLFDLWGFSRHQNRVPTDAEIAAVLPHIGMDKLEVDVPGHRLRKKDPALRIDLSSIAQGYTVGRVAGLLEAKGIRNYLVEVGGEMQVKGRKANGNPWRVAVEKPTPYTREVERILDIHQTTGTAIMTSGTYRNFFKDKGKAYSHIIDPKTGRPVDHHLLSTTLLHPDPTWADAWSTALLCLGEQKGYAVAEQEGLKALLIYGENGELKERFTPAFGAEMASPPPAGPAIEPH, from the coding sequence ATGATGCTTCCGATTCTGCGCCGTTTCGGCGGACTCCTGCTCGGCGCCGCGCTCGCCGCCTGCCAGTCCGGCGAGAGCGAAACCCTGCTCTCGGGTGAAGTGCAGGGCACGAGCTATCACATCAAGATGGTGCTCGACGGCCTGCAAGTGAATCAGGCCGAATTGAAGCAAGCGATCGACGCGGCCTACAACGACATCGACCTCAAACTCTCGAACTACCGGGAAGATTCGGAAATCTCCCGAATCAACCGCGAAGCCACCACCGACTGGCTGGCCGTATCGCCCGAAATCGCCGAACTGGTCGATATCGCCCGCCAGGTTCACGACAAGACTGAAGGCTGCTACGACTTGACCATCAAGCCGTTGTTCGACCTTTGGGGTTTCTCCCGCCACCAGAACCGGGTGCCCACCGACGCCGAAATCGCCGCCGTGCTGCCGCATATCGGCATGGACAAGCTCGAAGTCGACGTCCCCGGGCACCGCCTCCGTAAAAAGGATCCGGCGCTGCGCATCGACCTGTCCTCCATCGCCCAGGGCTATACCGTCGGCCGCGTCGCCGGTCTGCTGGAAGCGAAGGGCATCCGGAACTACCTGGTCGAGGTCGGCGGCGAAATGCAGGTCAAGGGCCGCAAGGCCAACGGCAATCCCTGGCGTGTGGCCGTGGAAAAGCCCACGCCCTATACCCGCGAAGTCGAACGGATACTGGATATTCACCAGACCACCGGCACGGCCATCATGACCTCGGGCACCTACCGCAATTTCTTCAAAGACAAGGGCAAGGCCTACTCTCACATCATCGACCCGAAGACCGGACGCCCGGTCGACCATCACCTGCTATCGACTACGTTGCTGCATCCCGACCCCACCTGGGCCGACGCTTGGTCCACGGCCCTATTGTGTCTGGGCGAACAGAAGGGCTACGCCGTCGCCGAGCAGGAAGGGCTCAAGGCATTGCTGATCTACGGAGAAAATGGCGAGTTGAAAGAGCGCTTCACGCCGGCATTCGGTGCGGAAATGGCCTCGCCGCCGCCGGCCGGCCCGGCAATCGAACCGCATTGA
- a CDS encoding twin transmembrane helix small protein, with product MLPKILIVLVLVVIVASLGSALFYLVKDGDRRSPRTVRALTLRIGLSIALFLALLLGYALGFLRPHGLRPGAPSAPSQTVPPDPR from the coding sequence ATGCTGCCAAAAATTCTCATCGTGCTGGTACTGGTCGTGATCGTTGCCAGCCTGGGTTCCGCCTTGTTCTATCTGGTCAAGGATGGCGACCGCCGCTCGCCCCGCACCGTGCGCGCCCTGACGCTGCGCATCGGGCTGTCGATCGCACTGTTCCTGGCGCTCTTGCTGGGCTACGCGCTCGGCTTCCTGCGTCCGCACGGACTGCGGCCCGGTGCCCCCAGCGCGCCGTCTCAAACCGTCCCGCCCGATCCGCGCTAA
- a CDS encoding SURF1 family protein, translating into MAHYSFKPSGVAVIGVALALPLFCALGVWQLNRAAEKRALQAQWASQSAEPAWRLGAPTAEAEPPRYRRVTAKGRYDADHQFLLDNQIHGGQAGYHVLTPLRLDGSDRAVLVNRGWIPAGPDRQRLPELAIPAPAVELTGMVERFPAVGLKLEGAEIPQPGWPAMVQVLEREPLEQRLGYRLLSYQVLLDEREDQGFVRDWKPASVDPDKSTGYALQWFSFAAVALGLFLRHGFKAARPAQPPTISP; encoded by the coding sequence ATGGCGCATTATAGCTTCAAACCCTCCGGGGTTGCGGTCATCGGTGTCGCGCTGGCGCTCCCCTTGTTTTGTGCGCTCGGCGTCTGGCAGTTGAACCGGGCCGCCGAGAAACGGGCGCTGCAGGCGCAATGGGCCAGCCAGTCGGCGGAACCGGCATGGCGGCTGGGCGCGCCGACGGCGGAAGCCGAGCCGCCGCGCTATCGGCGCGTGACGGCGAAGGGCAGATACGATGCGGACCACCAGTTCCTGCTGGACAACCAGATTCACGGCGGGCAGGCCGGTTACCACGTGCTCACCCCGCTCCGGCTCGACGGTTCGGATCGGGCGGTGCTGGTCAACCGCGGCTGGATTCCCGCCGGGCCGGATCGGCAGCGGCTTCCCGAGCTGGCGATCCCGGCGCCGGCGGTCGAGCTGACCGGCATGGTGGAGCGCTTCCCGGCCGTGGGCTTGAAGCTGGAAGGCGCGGAAATCCCACAGCCCGGCTGGCCGGCGATGGTGCAGGTGCTGGAGCGGGAGCCGCTGGAACAGCGCCTGGGCTACCGTCTGCTGTCCTATCAGGTGTTGCTGGACGAGCGGGAGGACCAAGGCTTCGTGCGCGACTGGAAGCCTGCCAGCGTCGATCCGGACAAGAGCACCGGCTATGCCCTCCAGTGGTTTTCCTTCGCCGCGGTCGCGCTGGGGCTGTTTCTCCGGCACGGCTTCAAGGCGGCGCGCCCCGCGCAACCCCCGACGATTTCTCCCTGA
- a CDS encoding SCO family protein, translating into MALTPTQRRNQRTIIIIVLICIVPFGAAWYFARHPHLVTGELGNVGHLVSPAVPLSYGELLGAPITSQESMEQLKGRWIVLSVADGPCVEPCRQNLYKTRQMRLMLNKEIPRVRRLLLLTDPGAAGPLADWLKQDEFLAMAGLAPSLREKLEKAAGGSLQPGQILLLDPLGNLMMYYDADFDPYGVLKDLKHLLRASQIG; encoded by the coding sequence ATGGCACTCACTCCGACCCAACGGCGCAACCAGCGTACCATCATCATCATCGTCCTGATTTGCATCGTGCCGTTCGGCGCGGCCTGGTATTTCGCACGCCATCCGCACCTGGTGACGGGTGAGCTGGGCAATGTCGGGCACCTCGTCTCTCCCGCCGTACCGCTGAGCTATGGCGAGTTGCTCGGGGCGCCGATCACCTCCCAGGAATCCATGGAGCAGCTCAAGGGGCGCTGGATCGTCCTGAGCGTCGCCGACGGTCCCTGCGTCGAGCCGTGCCGGCAAAACCTCTACAAGACGCGCCAGATGCGGCTGATGTTGAATAAGGAGATTCCGCGGGTGCGTCGCCTGCTGCTGCTGACCGATCCGGGCGCGGCGGGGCCGCTGGCCGACTGGCTGAAGCAGGACGAATTCCTGGCCATGGCGGGTCTGGCGCCTTCCTTGCGGGAAAAGCTGGAAAAGGCGGCCGGCGGGTCCTTGCAGCCGGGCCAGATCCTGCTGCTCGATCCCCTCGGCAACTTGATGATGTATTACGATGCGGATTTCGATCCCTACGGCGTGCTGAAAGACCTCAAGCACCTGCTCCGCGCCTCCCAGATCGGCTGA
- the ftsY gene encoding signal recognition particle-docking protein FtsY, with protein sequence MFRKLTFLGLILLLSALLIGTFLRVADAGLGCPTWPGCYGAPIVDEQSAAMLAAVGGKALQWLWLGWVHLYLGGAFGVLMLVLVAMVWRLPAHRARAASLLAALLILLGVQAALGLWGHYATPMPLVSAAHLFTGFLTLGCAYWLHLGVKPGVDETVVRGATGLRLLARLGLALLLAEIALGGWTEAQRAGLACPDFPTCLGQPWPDVDWRHGFTLWPNIAADYSGGVLPAEARAAIHFAHRLGAVAVFLVLSLLATGASSNRNAAPISKPAVLLSFLLLLQIVLGILNVLLRLPVAVAVAHQAVAALLLLNVVHLNVYLRRRLPETAAVPEAVPVRPPIEAVPPPPAPETLFERLRGQLGKTRSGLTGFLSSLGRGRIDRELLDEIEERLLMADVGINVTRDIIADLGHGLEKQELADGESLRNRVRGRLLDIVRPCSVPLVIPPEVRPFVILVVGVNGVGKTTTIGKLAKRLQNDGYSVMLAAGDTFRAAAVEQLQTWGERNKIAVIAQHSGADSASVIYDAVEAAKARGVDVLIADTAGRLHTKSNLMEELSKIKRIIGRLDETAPHEVLLVLDAGTGQNAMSQARLFNEAVGLTGLAVTKLDGTAKGGVIFALAQQFGIPIRYIGIGEGIDDLRDFDATQFIDALFAEEETSGTARLH encoded by the coding sequence ATGTTCAGAAAGCTTACTTTCCTTGGTTTGATCCTCCTGCTGAGCGCGCTGCTGATCGGCACCTTCCTCCGCGTTGCCGATGCCGGCCTCGGCTGTCCCACCTGGCCCGGCTGTTATGGCGCGCCCATCGTCGACGAGCAGTCCGCGGCGATGCTGGCCGCGGTCGGCGGCAAGGCCCTGCAATGGCTGTGGCTGGGCTGGGTTCACCTTTATCTGGGCGGCGCCTTCGGCGTGCTGATGCTGGTGCTGGTTGCCATGGTCTGGCGGCTGCCGGCCCACCGTGCCAGGGCTGCGTCGCTGTTGGCGGCACTGCTGATATTGCTGGGAGTACAGGCCGCGCTGGGTTTGTGGGGGCACTACGCCACCCCGATGCCATTGGTTTCCGCCGCCCATCTATTCACCGGTTTTCTGACCCTCGGCTGCGCTTACTGGCTCCATCTCGGCGTCAAGCCCGGCGTGGACGAGACGGTGGTACGGGGAGCCACGGGTTTGCGCCTCCTGGCCCGTCTCGGCCTGGCGCTGCTGTTGGCCGAGATTGCGCTGGGCGGCTGGACCGAGGCCCAGCGCGCCGGCCTCGCCTGCCCGGATTTTCCGACCTGCCTGGGCCAGCCCTGGCCGGACGTGGACTGGCGGCACGGTTTCACGCTCTGGCCCAACATCGCGGCCGACTACTCGGGCGGCGTGCTGCCCGCGGAAGCGCGGGCGGCCATCCATTTCGCCCATCGGCTCGGCGCCGTGGCGGTGTTCCTGGTGCTGAGCCTCTTGGCCACGGGCGCCAGCTCCAACCGCAACGCCGCCCCGATCAGCAAGCCGGCGGTGCTGCTGAGCTTCCTGCTGCTGCTGCAGATCGTCCTGGGCATCCTGAATGTGCTGCTGCGGCTGCCGGTGGCGGTGGCGGTGGCGCATCAGGCCGTGGCGGCGCTGCTGCTGCTCAACGTGGTGCATCTCAACGTCTATCTGCGCCGGCGCCTCCCGGAGACGGCCGCCGTGCCCGAAGCGGTGCCCGTGCGCCCGCCAATCGAAGCGGTACCTCCGCCGCCGGCGCCGGAAACCCTGTTCGAGCGCCTGCGCGGCCAGCTCGGCAAGACCCGCAGCGGCCTGACCGGTTTTCTTTCCTCCCTGGGCCGTGGCCGCATCGATCGTGAGCTGCTGGACGAGATCGAAGAGCGACTGCTGATGGCCGATGTCGGCATCAACGTGACCCGCGACATCATCGCCGATCTGGGCCATGGGCTGGAGAAGCAGGAGCTGGCCGACGGCGAATCCCTGCGCAACCGAGTGCGCGGACGCCTGCTCGACATCGTCCGCCCCTGCAGCGTGCCGCTGGTCATCCCGCCGGAGGTGCGGCCTTTCGTCATCCTGGTGGTGGGGGTCAACGGCGTGGGCAAGACCACGACCATCGGCAAGCTCGCCAAACGGCTGCAGAACGACGGCTACAGCGTCATGCTGGCCGCCGGGGACACCTTCCGCGCCGCCGCCGTCGAGCAGCTCCAGACCTGGGGCGAGCGCAACAAGATCGCGGTGATCGCCCAGCACAGCGGGGCCGATTCGGCCTCGGTGATCTACGATGCCGTGGAGGCCGCCAAGGCGCGCGGGGTCGACGTGCTGATCGCCGATACCGCGGGCCGGTTGCATACCAAGTCGAACCTGATGGAGGAACTGAGCAAGATCAAGCGCATCATCGGCCGCCTCGACGAGACCGCACCGCACGAGGTCCTGCTGGTGCTGGACGCCGGTACGGGCCAGAACGCCATGTCCCAGGCCAGGTTGTTCAACGAAGCGGTCGGCCTCACCGGCCTGGCGGTGACCAAGCTGGACGGCACGGCCAAGGGCGGGGTGATTTTCGCGCTGGCGCAGCAGTTCGGGATTCCGATACGCTACATCGGCATCGGGGAAGGCATCGACGATCTGCGCGATTTCGACGCCACCCAGTTCATCGATGCCTTGTTCGCCGAGGAAGAGACGAGCGGAACCGCCCGCCTGCATTAA
- the ftsE gene encoding cell division ATP-binding protein FtsE, whose protein sequence is MLEFKEVYKRYPEFGDALHDVSFHIGRGERVFLTGHSGAGKSTLFKLVAVIERATRGQIVLDGQNITRASNREIPYIRRKLGLIFQDYKLLYDRSVFENVALPLIIAGFNPGEVSRRVRAALGKVGLLSKEKRLPQTLSGGEQQRVGIARAIVHKPDFILADEPTGNLDPEAAREVMDIFLDFNGLGVTLLIASHDEQLISRAGGRVLRLQHGTLSESAA, encoded by the coding sequence GTGCTGGAATTCAAAGAGGTCTACAAGCGCTATCCCGAGTTCGGTGACGCGCTGCACGACGTCAGCTTCCATATCGGGCGCGGCGAGCGGGTATTCCTCACCGGGCATTCCGGCGCCGGCAAGAGCACCCTCTTCAAGCTGGTCGCCGTGATCGAGCGGGCGACGCGCGGCCAGATCGTGCTGGACGGCCAGAACATCACCCGGGCCTCCAACCGGGAGATTCCTTACATCCGGCGCAAGCTCGGCCTGATCTTTCAGGACTACAAGCTGTTGTACGACCGCTCCGTGTTCGAAAATGTGGCTTTGCCGCTGATCATCGCCGGATTCAACCCCGGCGAAGTCAGCCGACGGGTGCGTGCGGCGCTGGGCAAAGTGGGCTTGTTGTCCAAGGAGAAACGGCTGCCGCAGACGCTGTCGGGGGGCGAGCAGCAGCGCGTCGGCATCGCCCGGGCGATCGTCCACAAGCCGGATTTCATCCTTGCCGACGAGCCCACCGGCAACCTCGATCCGGAAGCGGCGCGGGAAGTCATGGACATCTTCCTCGACTTCAACGGACTTGGCGTCACCCTGCTCATCGCCAGTCACGACGAGCAACTGATTTCCCGCGCCGGCGGGCGGGTGCTGCGCCTCCAGCACGGGACTCTTTCGGAGTCGGCGGCATGA
- the ftsX gene encoding permease-like cell division protein FtsX has translation MKRQRRRVQRHPAPSSRRRRSGPTLADRLQSYLVSHVHTAKEALRRMRRTPFAMALTLLVIAVTLALPTSFHLLVKNLRMVGGDLEATNEISLYLKPDLSNDAGRKLADRLKSHAQIAETRVVTKEAGIEQLKTYSGFGEALSTLNFNPLPVVIGIRPKDSLAQPEQVERLVAELKALPEADLVQSDIQWMHRLHAMLQVAERSFGVLGVLLGAAVVFIIGNTIRLELYGRREEIIVQKLLGATDRFIRRPFLYTGFWFGFLGSIGAWIVVGVMLLVVRAPIHQLNMLYGSDFSLAFLGFQESVLLVGIACFLGVAGAFAVLIQHLRDVRPG, from the coding sequence ATGAAGCGCCAGCGTCGCCGCGTTCAGCGCCACCCCGCGCCGTCTTCGCGCCGGCGGCGCAGCGGACCTACCTTGGCCGACCGGTTGCAGAGCTATCTGGTTTCGCATGTGCACACCGCAAAAGAGGCGCTGCGGCGGATGCGGCGTACGCCTTTCGCCATGGCGCTGACCCTCCTGGTCATCGCCGTGACCCTGGCGCTGCCCACCAGTTTTCACCTGCTGGTGAAGAATCTCCGCATGGTCGGGGGGGACCTGGAGGCGACCAACGAGATTTCGCTATACCTCAAGCCCGATCTGTCCAACGACGCCGGGCGCAAGCTGGCGGACCGGTTGAAAAGCCATGCGCAGATCGCCGAGACGCGGGTCGTCACCAAGGAAGCCGGCATCGAGCAATTGAAGACCTACAGCGGTTTCGGCGAAGCCTTGTCGACCCTGAATTTCAACCCGCTCCCCGTGGTGATCGGCATACGCCCCAAGGATTCCCTGGCCCAGCCCGAGCAGGTGGAGCGCTTGGTCGCCGAACTGAAAGCCCTGCCCGAAGCCGATCTAGTGCAGAGCGACATCCAGTGGATGCACCGTCTGCACGCCATGCTCCAGGTCGCCGAACGCAGTTTTGGCGTCCTGGGCGTGCTGCTGGGGGCGGCGGTCGTGTTCATCATCGGCAACACCATTCGCCTGGAGCTGTACGGACGCCGGGAGGAAATCATCGTGCAGAAGCTGCTGGGCGCGACCGACCGCTTCATCCGGCGGCCTTTTCTCTACACCGGTTTCTGGTTCGGTTTTCTCGGCAGCATCGGCGCCTGGATCGTCGTCGGCGTCATGCTCCTGGTCGTCAGGGCGCCGATCCATCAGCTCAACATGCTGTACGGCAGCGATTTTTCCCTGGCTTTCCTCGGTTTCCAGGAATCGGTGCTGCTTGTCGGCATCGCCTGCTTCCTGGGCGTCGCCGGCGCCTTTGCGGTACTCATCCAGCATCTGCGAGATGTGCGGCCCGGATGA
- a CDS encoding polyprenyl synthetase family protein: protein MNNQAVSDPGSADLCGSREVFAGIRRLVDDEAAVVDRLILRELHSDVVLINQIGQYIVGSGGKRLRPMLHLLSAKALGYSGDHHTTLAAVIEFIHTATLLHDDVVDESVLRRGQDSANALWGNSASVLVGDYLYSRSFELMVRVQSMRVMDILSRTTTAIAEGEVLQLLNCNNPSTDERQYLDVISRKTAILFSAAAQLAAVLAGSSSEVEEALKNYGTYLGMAFQLKDDVLDYMADPEQWGKNLGDDLAEGKPTLPLIYALSQSSGADAAMLRHAVEHGEREHFKKVYAVIESTDAISYTERRARDAANRAIEQVSHLPESDYKDALIALAQFAVDRGY from the coding sequence ATGAACAATCAAGCTGTCTCCGATCCAGGGTCCGCTGACCTTTGCGGTTCCCGCGAGGTTTTTGCCGGTATCCGGCGTCTTGTCGACGACGAGGCCGCGGTGGTCGATCGCTTGATCCTGCGCGAGTTGCATTCCGATGTGGTGCTCATCAATCAGATCGGGCAGTACATCGTCGGCAGCGGGGGCAAACGTCTGCGTCCGATGCTTCACCTGCTTTCGGCCAAGGCGTTGGGATATTCGGGAGACCACCATACCACCCTGGCGGCGGTCATCGAATTTATCCATACCGCGACATTGCTGCATGATGACGTCGTTGACGAATCCGTGTTGCGGAGGGGGCAGGACTCGGCAAACGCCTTGTGGGGCAATTCCGCCAGCGTGTTGGTGGGTGACTATCTGTATTCGCGCTCCTTCGAGCTGATGGTGCGAGTCCAGAGCATGCGGGTGATGGACATTCTGTCGCGCACCACCACCGCCATTGCCGAAGGCGAAGTCTTGCAGTTGCTCAACTGCAATAATCCGTCGACCGACGAGCGGCAATACCTGGACGTCATCTCCCGCAAGACCGCGATTTTGTTCAGTGCCGCCGCCCAGCTTGCCGCCGTGCTTGCAGGATCATCGTCCGAAGTCGAGGAGGCCCTGAAAAATTATGGGACGTATCTGGGCATGGCCTTCCAGCTCAAGGACGACGTGCTGGACTATATGGCCGATCCCGAACAGTGGGGAAAGAACCTCGGGGATGATCTCGCCGAGGGCAAGCCTACCCTGCCATTGATCTATGCGCTGTCCCAGTCGTCAGGGGCGGATGCGGCCATGTTGCGGCATGCGGTAGAACACGGCGAACGAGAACATTTCAAAAAAGTGTATGCGGTCATTGAGTCGACCGATGCAATCTCGTATACTGAGCGGCGTGCCAGGGACGCTGCGAACAGGGCCATCGAACAGGTTTCCCATCTTCCCGAGAGTGATTACAAGGATGCCCTGATCGCTCTTGCGCAGTTCGCGGTTGATCGCGGTTACTGA